A section of the Rossellomorea marisflavi genome encodes:
- a CDS encoding class I SAM-dependent methyltransferase — MNQKDMSQINETGWNRHAYDAWVNRHGVPAEYAEKIKHNPRKSVEHYLNYMNGVKGRKIVNLLGSKGNKAVSFALLGAGVTVVDLSKDNARYASELAEAAGVKVTYIVSDVLDIPETQKISDADYIVLELGVLHYFLDLDPLFALIHEGLKKGGRFILRDYHPMVSKVLRAKDGMMTVEGDYFDRDMKEVDVAYAIHLPEEQKKSLPKNTIRRWTLGEVITSLVRAGLTIQHLEEEAGIRWAFPEGTPEGFEEKMPGLFTLIADKK; from the coding sequence ATGAACCAGAAAGACATGAGCCAGATTAACGAGACAGGGTGGAATCGACATGCGTATGATGCGTGGGTAAACCGGCATGGCGTTCCGGCAGAATATGCTGAGAAGATTAAACATAACCCTCGGAAATCCGTTGAACACTACCTGAACTATATGAATGGAGTCAAAGGAAGAAAGATTGTGAATCTGCTAGGATCGAAAGGAAACAAGGCCGTTTCTTTTGCACTCCTTGGAGCGGGTGTGACAGTTGTCGATCTTTCAAAGGATAATGCGCGTTACGCTTCGGAGTTGGCAGAAGCTGCAGGGGTAAAAGTGACCTATATCGTTTCTGACGTCCTAGACATCCCGGAAACCCAAAAGATCTCGGATGCGGACTACATTGTATTGGAGTTGGGCGTGTTGCATTATTTCCTTGATCTCGACCCATTGTTCGCCCTGATACATGAGGGGTTGAAGAAGGGAGGACGATTCATCCTGCGTGATTATCACCCGATGGTGTCGAAAGTATTGAGGGCAAAGGATGGGATGATGACGGTTGAGGGGGATTACTTTGACCGTGATATGAAAGAAGTTGATGTGGCTTATGCAATCCACCTACCCGAAGAACAAAAAAAGTCCCTCCCAAAAAATACAATCAGAAGGTGGACACTGGGGGAAGTCATCACGTCATTGGTGAGGGCAGGTCTTACAATCCAGCACTTGGAAGAAGAAGCAGGAATCAGATGGGCCTTTCCGGAAGGAACCCCGGAAGGATTTGAGGAAAAGATGCCGGGATTATTCACATTGATTGCGGATAAAAAGTAA
- the cysW gene encoding sulfate ABC transporter permease subunit CysW: MSGHPPIERSTAPVIQARGTTDPQWVKWLLITIALLFLGLFLILPLITVFLQAFDKGLDVYMAAITQPEALSAIKLTLLVALISVPMNGLFGIAAAWAITKFQFRGKNILITLIDLPFAISPIIAGLIFVLLFGAQGVFGDWLFEHDIKIVFAVPGIILATLFVTVPFVARELIPLMQAQGTSEEEASITLGAGGWKTFLHVTLPNIKWALLYGMILANAKAIGEFGAVSVVSGHIRGLTNTMPLHIEILYGEYQFAAAFAVASLMSIMAIITLVIKSFLEWKGQKQTDVHVH, encoded by the coding sequence TTGTCGGGTCATCCGCCAATCGAACGCTCAACCGCACCGGTTATACAGGCAAGGGGGACGACTGATCCACAATGGGTGAAGTGGTTGCTTATCACCATTGCCCTCTTGTTCCTGGGTCTGTTTCTGATCCTGCCTCTCATTACAGTCTTCCTTCAGGCATTCGATAAAGGATTGGACGTCTACATGGCAGCCATCACACAGCCCGAAGCCCTTTCAGCCATCAAGCTGACCCTGCTCGTAGCTCTCATCTCGGTCCCTATGAATGGCCTGTTCGGCATCGCAGCCGCCTGGGCGATCACAAAGTTCCAGTTCAGGGGCAAGAACATCCTCATTACGCTCATCGATCTGCCTTTTGCCATCTCCCCGATCATCGCAGGACTCATCTTCGTCCTGCTTTTCGGAGCACAGGGGGTATTCGGTGACTGGCTGTTCGAGCATGATATCAAGATCGTCTTTGCCGTCCCAGGTATCATCCTTGCTACATTGTTTGTCACCGTCCCCTTCGTAGCCCGGGAGCTCATCCCCTTGATGCAGGCACAGGGCACATCCGAAGAGGAGGCGTCCATCACCCTCGGTGCAGGAGGGTGGAAAACCTTCCTGCATGTCACCCTGCCGAACATCAAATGGGCCCTTCTTTACGGCATGATCCTCGCAAATGCCAAGGCCATAGGGGAATTCGGTGCCGTATCCGTCGTATCGGGCCATATACGCGGACTCACGAATACGATGCCCCTCCATATCGAAATTCTGTACGGAGAGTACCAATTTGCCGCCGCATTCGCCGTCGCGTCCCTGATGTCCATCATGGCCATCATCACACTTGTCATTAAAAGCTTCCTTGAATGGAAGGGACAAAAACAAACGGACGTCCATGTCCACTGA
- a CDS encoding endonuclease/exonuclease/phosphatase family protein produces the protein MKLLTLNCHSWLEDNQWEKLGILADTIAEREYDVIALQEVNQLISEEEAFVKEDNFALLLLRELEKRCVTGYSFIWDYAHVGYDRFEEGAALLTRHPVLEEHRFHVSNDKDPANWKTRKVIGITIPVRDEKVTFYSCHLGWWQDEEEPFMNQADRLFEKAADPFFLMGDFNNDANTRDEGYDYLMNKGLWDTFQLAQKRDNGTTIQGDIAGWDGNDKGLRIDLILSSRKINVHSSAVIFNGTNRPIISDHYGVEVELDW, from the coding sequence ATGAAGCTCCTCACCCTCAACTGCCACTCCTGGCTTGAAGACAATCAGTGGGAGAAACTCGGGATCCTTGCCGATACCATCGCGGAAAGAGAGTACGATGTCATCGCCCTGCAGGAGGTCAATCAGCTCATATCGGAAGAGGAAGCGTTCGTCAAAGAAGACAACTTTGCTCTCCTCCTCCTCCGGGAGCTGGAGAAACGCTGTGTCACAGGATACTCATTCATATGGGACTACGCCCATGTCGGGTATGATCGCTTTGAAGAAGGCGCAGCGCTTTTGACCCGGCACCCTGTATTGGAAGAGCACCGATTCCATGTTTCAAATGATAAAGACCCAGCCAATTGGAAAACCCGTAAGGTCATCGGGATCACCATCCCCGTTCGCGATGAAAAGGTCACCTTCTACTCCTGCCATCTTGGATGGTGGCAGGATGAAGAAGAACCATTCATGAACCAGGCTGACCGTCTCTTTGAAAAGGCAGCTGATCCCTTCTTCCTCATGGGCGATTTCAACAATGATGCCAACACACGTGATGAAGGCTATGACTATCTGATGAACAAAGGGCTGTGGGACACCTTCCAACTTGCCCAAAAGCGCGACAATGGCACTACCATCCAAGGCGATATTGCTGGATGGGATGGGAATGACAAAGGATTGAGGATTGACCTCATCCTCTCCAGCCGCAAGATCAACGTCCACTCTTCCGCCGTCATCTTCAACGGAACCAACCGCCCCATTATTTCCGACCACTACGGGGTTGAAGTGGAACTGGATTGGTGA
- a CDS encoding MFS transporter gives MMNKWKYPAILLTGIGIANIGDWIYLIALNLIVLNETQSPMAVVLLYLLKPAAGMVVNAWSGSLIDRVNKRNLMIILDLSRAASIIAVVLMPVSIAMYTVVFFINMMSAVFHPASRTYMTQLIPKDSRQRFNALKGLIGSGAFIMGPAIAGLLFQLGTPHLSLFVTAFALCGSGLITLLLPNLERDGLADADIGRFSLSAVREDWKLVSTYTKRHAPIMLIYFLFSCLLVMTAAVDSLEAAFSKQVLHLSDSTYGYMVSIAGAGFILGSIVNTAFAHRLPYMKLMGGGGVAVAAGYLLYATSDTMIWAATGFAFLSFALAFASTGFETFFQEKIPVKMMGRIASIYGLAEGALVLMMTISIGIGAEFVSIRWAVCAGAVIMLITSILLLLSIRRESSPATYEIHRTGIE, from the coding sequence ATGATGAATAAGTGGAAATACCCAGCCATCCTGTTAACAGGGATCGGCATAGCGAATATCGGCGATTGGATTTACTTGATCGCCCTGAATCTGATCGTCCTCAATGAAACACAATCACCGATGGCCGTTGTGCTACTCTACCTATTGAAGCCGGCGGCCGGCATGGTGGTGAACGCGTGGTCGGGGAGTCTCATCGACCGGGTGAACAAGCGGAATCTCATGATCATCCTTGATCTTTCCAGGGCTGCTTCAATCATCGCGGTGGTACTCATGCCAGTGTCCATTGCCATGTATACCGTGGTGTTCTTTATCAATATGATGAGCGCTGTGTTCCATCCGGCAAGCAGGACGTATATGACCCAGCTGATTCCGAAGGACAGCCGTCAACGGTTCAATGCCCTGAAAGGACTCATCGGATCGGGTGCCTTCATCATGGGGCCTGCCATCGCAGGCTTGCTCTTTCAGCTCGGAACGCCTCACTTATCCCTGTTCGTCACGGCCTTCGCTCTGTGCGGATCGGGTCTCATCACCCTTCTACTGCCGAACCTTGAACGGGATGGTCTGGCCGACGCTGACATCGGCCGCTTTTCCTTATCCGCTGTCCGGGAAGATTGGAAGCTCGTGAGCACCTATACGAAACGGCATGCACCGATCATGCTCATTTACTTCCTGTTCAGTTGCCTTCTTGTCATGACCGCCGCCGTCGATTCCTTGGAAGCGGCTTTCTCGAAACAGGTGCTCCATCTGTCCGACAGCACGTATGGATATATGGTCAGCATCGCAGGAGCCGGGTTCATCCTCGGCTCCATCGTTAATACGGCATTTGCCCATCGCCTGCCCTATATGAAGCTCATGGGAGGTGGGGGAGTAGCCGTCGCTGCAGGGTATCTTCTATATGCGACTTCTGACACCATGATATGGGCGGCCACGGGTTTTGCCTTCTTATCCTTTGCCCTCGCATTTGCAAGCACCGGTTTTGAGACGTTCTTCCAAGAGAAGATTCCGGTGAAGATGATGGGGAGGATCGCGAGCATCTATGGACTGGCAGAGGGTGCCCTCGTACTGATGATGACCATTTCAATCGGAATTGGCGCAGAATTCGTGTCCATCCGGTGGGCCGTTTGCGCAGGTGCTGTCATCATGCTCATCACGTCGATCCTTCTCCTCCTATCCATCCGGCGGGAAAGTAGCCCCGCCACGTATGAAATCCACAGGACCGGGATAGAATGA
- a CDS encoding PTS transporter subunit IIBC — protein sequence MKNLLSFDFWQKFGKALLVVVAVMPAAGIMISIGKLIGMTGGDLVLVQTIARVLEDIGWGIITNLHILFAVAIGGSWAKERAGGAFAALIAFILINRITGAIFGVNADMLADPEATISSLFGQTLVVSDYFTSVLGAPALNMGVFVGIISGFLGANLFNRFYNYDKLPDALSFFNGKRFVPFVVIAGSIVTAIVMSIVWPFIQGLLNDFGQWIATSRDTAPIVAPFIFGALERLLLPFGLHHMLTVPMNYTELGGTYTILTGSGQGSTVAGQDPLWLAWIADLNNFLSAGDTASYKQLLGDVTPARFKVGQMILSTASLIGIAYAMYRNVDKDKKKKYKSMFLSAGLAVFLTGVTEPIEFMFMFAAPLLYVVYAIMTGLAFAIVDLIHIRVHSFGFIELLTRTPMIVKAGLWLDLVNFFIACLVFFGLNFGVANFLIKRFNFPTPGRNGNYIEDEVTQSQGAVKKDSVAPKVVALLGGESNIVDVDACMTRLRVTVKDPSLVGSEQEWKANGALGLITKDKGVQAIYGPKADVIKSDIQDMLGA from the coding sequence ATGAAGAATTTATTGTCTTTTGATTTCTGGCAGAAGTTCGGGAAAGCCCTTCTCGTCGTTGTGGCCGTTATGCCGGCTGCCGGAATCATGATCTCCATCGGGAAGCTGATCGGCATGACCGGCGGAGACTTGGTTTTAGTGCAAACGATTGCAAGAGTACTAGAAGACATCGGATGGGGAATCATTACCAACCTGCATATCCTCTTCGCTGTCGCCATAGGGGGATCATGGGCGAAGGAACGTGCCGGTGGTGCATTCGCTGCCCTCATAGCCTTCATCTTGATCAACCGGATCACCGGTGCCATCTTCGGCGTCAATGCCGATATGCTGGCGGATCCTGAAGCTACGATTTCGTCCCTGTTCGGTCAGACGCTCGTCGTTTCCGACTATTTCACTTCCGTCCTCGGGGCACCGGCCCTCAATATGGGCGTATTCGTCGGGATCATCTCCGGTTTCCTCGGAGCGAATCTCTTCAATCGATTCTACAATTATGACAAACTTCCGGATGCCCTTTCCTTCTTTAACGGGAAGCGTTTCGTTCCGTTCGTCGTGATTGCGGGTTCCATTGTAACCGCTATCGTGATGTCCATCGTATGGCCGTTCATCCAGGGTCTCTTGAATGACTTCGGTCAATGGATCGCTACATCACGGGATACGGCACCGATCGTCGCTCCATTCATCTTCGGAGCACTCGAGCGTCTGCTGCTTCCATTCGGCCTTCACCATATGCTCACCGTGCCAATGAACTACACAGAGCTTGGCGGGACGTACACCATCCTTACAGGCTCAGGCCAAGGATCTACGGTCGCAGGTCAAGACCCGCTATGGCTAGCCTGGATCGCCGACCTGAACAACTTCCTGTCCGCCGGAGACACAGCAAGCTACAAACAGCTTCTTGGCGACGTAACACCGGCCCGTTTCAAAGTTGGTCAAATGATCCTGTCCACTGCGTCCCTTATCGGTATCGCGTATGCCATGTACCGCAATGTGGATAAAGACAAGAAGAAAAAGTACAAATCCATGTTCCTATCTGCAGGCCTTGCTGTATTCCTGACAGGTGTCACAGAGCCGATCGAATTCATGTTCATGTTCGCTGCCCCGCTTCTTTATGTGGTATACGCCATCATGACAGGACTTGCCTTCGCCATCGTGGATCTGATCCACATCCGCGTCCACTCCTTCGGATTCATCGAGCTCCTCACCAGGACGCCGATGATCGTGAAAGCCGGACTCTGGCTCGACCTTGTGAATTTCTTTATCGCCTGTCTCGTGTTCTTCGGACTGAACTTCGGAGTGGCCAACTTCCTGATCAAGCGCTTCAACTTCCCGACACCGGGACGTAACGGTAACTACATCGAGGACGAAGTCACCCAGTCGCAAGGTGCAGTCAAAAAAGATTCCGTCGCTCCGAAAGTAGTCGCACTACTCGGAGGCGAAAGCAACATCGTCGACGTGGATGCGTGCATGACGCGCCTTCGTGTCACCGTAAAAGATCCTAGCCTGGTGGGTTCAGAACAGGAATGGAAAGCAAACGGGGCCCTCGGCCTTATCACAAAAGACAAAGGCGTCCAGGCCATCTACGGCCCGAAAGCCGATGTCATCAAATCCGATATCCAGGATATGCTGGGGGCGTAA
- a CDS encoding sulfate ABC transporter substrate-binding protein — protein sequence MVKNALIGIIVALVFYASGCSQGETAGKKGSDSKEAVELLNVSYDPTRELYQEFNKEFAKHWEGETGQKVTIQQSHGGSGKQARSVIDGLEADVVTLALAYDIDEIAAKRGIISEDWQSKLEDNSTPYTSTIVFLVRKGNPKNIQDWDDLIRDDVSVITPNPKTSGGARWNYLAAWSYADKTYNGDEKKIKGYMRDLFKNVEVLDSGARDATNSFVQRGLGDVLIAWENEAYLSINELGKDEFEIVNPTLSILAEPPVAVVDKIAEKKGTTKVAKAYLEYLYTETGQRIAAENYYRPRDPEVLKEYGDKFADIELVTVDDAFGGWQKAQETHFNDGGTFDEIYAE from the coding sequence ATGGTTAAAAATGCATTGATTGGGATCATCGTAGCTCTGGTCTTTTATGCTTCAGGCTGCAGTCAGGGCGAAACCGCCGGTAAAAAAGGAAGCGATTCAAAAGAAGCTGTGGAATTATTGAACGTGTCGTATGATCCGACAAGGGAACTTTATCAGGAATTCAATAAAGAATTCGCCAAGCACTGGGAAGGAGAGACCGGACAGAAGGTCACCATCCAGCAGTCCCATGGAGGTTCAGGAAAACAGGCACGATCTGTCATTGATGGATTGGAAGCGGATGTTGTCACCCTCGCCCTCGCCTATGATATTGATGAAATCGCGGCAAAACGCGGAATCATTTCAGAAGACTGGCAGTCAAAACTTGAAGACAATTCCACGCCTTATACGTCCACCATCGTCTTCCTGGTACGGAAAGGAAATCCGAAGAATATACAGGACTGGGACGATCTGATCCGTGACGACGTATCCGTCATTACACCGAATCCTAAGACATCAGGCGGAGCGAGATGGAATTACCTTGCAGCCTGGTCCTATGCAGATAAGACATACAACGGTGATGAGAAGAAAATCAAAGGATATATGAGGGATCTGTTTAAAAACGTTGAGGTCCTGGATTCAGGCGCACGTGACGCGACAAACTCCTTCGTTCAACGGGGACTGGGTGACGTGCTGATTGCCTGGGAGAATGAAGCGTATCTCTCCATCAACGAGCTTGGAAAAGATGAGTTCGAAATCGTGAATCCAACACTCAGCATCCTTGCCGAACCACCTGTAGCCGTCGTGGATAAGATTGCCGAGAAGAAAGGCACAACCAAAGTTGCCAAGGCCTATCTTGAGTATCTCTATACAGAGACCGGACAAAGAATTGCCGCTGAAAATTACTACAGACCGCGTGATCCTGAGGTGTTGAAGGAGTACGGCGACAAATTTGCCGATATTGAGCTCGTGACCGTGGATGATGCATTCGGTGGCTGGCAAAAAGCACAGGAAACCCACTTTAATGATGGGGGAACATTCGACGAAATCTACGCTGAATAG
- a CDS encoding sulfate/molybdate ABC transporter ATP-binding protein encodes MSIVIDHVSKSFGTFQALSDINLDIQTGELVALLGPSGSGKTSLLRIIAGLEAPDNGSIRFDHQDITSITAKERGVGFVFQHYALFRHMTVFENVAYGLKVKPRKERPSRKVIKEKVQELLDLVKLGALADRYPSQLSGGQRQRVALARALAVEPKVLLLDEPFGALDAKVRKELRRWLRRLHDEFQISSIFVTHDQEEALDVADKIVVMNQGRIEQIGTPIEVYENPQTPFVYDFLGSVNIFKGRLHEGTLVHGDLVLNTPNLTHSGGSEAAAYVRPHDLTISKEIQGDETVQATVNHLHIVGAVVRVELIRADTDEYVEAEITKERFRDLALEIGESVYIKPRHLKVFPPEDYVI; translated from the coding sequence ATGAGCATAGTCATTGATCACGTGTCAAAATCATTCGGAACGTTCCAGGCCCTTTCGGATATCAACCTCGATATCCAAACCGGAGAATTGGTGGCCCTCCTTGGTCCATCGGGCTCGGGGAAGACATCCCTCCTCAGGATCATCGCCGGACTCGAAGCCCCCGACAATGGGTCGATCCGTTTCGATCATCAAGACATCACCTCCATCACGGCCAAAGAACGGGGAGTCGGATTCGTCTTCCAGCATTATGCCCTCTTCAGGCATATGACCGTCTTTGAAAACGTCGCCTATGGGCTGAAGGTAAAACCGAGGAAGGAGCGTCCATCCCGTAAGGTCATCAAAGAAAAAGTCCAAGAACTCCTCGATCTTGTGAAGCTGGGGGCCCTGGCAGACCGCTACCCTTCCCAGCTGTCAGGCGGTCAAAGACAGCGCGTCGCCCTCGCAAGGGCACTTGCTGTTGAACCGAAGGTCCTTTTGTTGGATGAACCTTTCGGAGCCCTCGATGCCAAAGTGCGGAAAGAACTGCGAAGATGGCTTCGCCGTCTTCACGATGAATTCCAGATCTCCAGTATCTTCGTCACCCACGACCAGGAAGAGGCACTGGATGTAGCCGATAAAATCGTCGTCATGAATCAGGGACGCATCGAACAGATCGGCACTCCCATCGAAGTATACGAGAACCCCCAGACGCCGTTTGTCTACGACTTCCTCGGAAGTGTCAATATCTTCAAGGGCCGCCTTCATGAAGGAACCCTCGTACACGGGGATCTCGTCTTGAATACCCCGAACCTCACTCATTCGGGTGGGAGTGAAGCGGCCGCTTACGTTCGCCCACATGACCTCACCATCAGCAAAGAGATTCAGGGTGACGAAACCGTTCAGGCCACCGTCAACCATCTCCACATTGTCGGAGCCGTCGTCCGAGTCGAGCTGATCCGGGCCGATACGGACGAATATGTGGAGGCTGAAATCACCAAAGAGCGATTCCGCGATCTCGCCCTCGAAATCGGAGAATCGGTTTACATCAAGCCAAGACATCTGAAGGTGTTTCCACCGGAGGATTATGTTATCTAA
- the cysT gene encoding sulfate ABC transporter permease subunit CysT — protein MTRGKIRSTKRHNVLPGFGLTMGYTTLYLSILVLLPLSMIFFYTARMGWTEFIDTVLDPRVIASYKLSFGASLAAALINVAFGVLLAWVLVRYRFPGKKIIDGLVDLPFALPTAVAGIALTTVYAPNGWIGSLLGFKVAFTPIGVVIALIFIGLPFVVRMVQPVLQNLEKEVEEASSSLGASRLQTFRKVIFPELLPAALAGFTLAFARSLGEYGSVVFIAGNMPFKTEITPLIILTKLEQFDYSGATAIATVMLVTSFLLLLVINLIQWWTNRKFIHR, from the coding sequence ATGACCAGAGGAAAAATCCGCTCAACGAAACGCCACAATGTATTACCTGGATTCGGTTTGACAATGGGGTACACGACGCTCTACCTGAGCATCCTTGTACTCCTGCCCCTTTCCATGATCTTCTTCTACACCGCCAGGATGGGATGGACCGAGTTCATTGATACCGTGTTGGATCCCAGGGTGATCGCATCCTATAAGCTGAGTTTTGGGGCCTCTTTGGCCGCCGCCCTCATCAATGTGGCGTTCGGCGTCCTTCTTGCATGGGTCCTTGTCCGCTACCGGTTCCCCGGCAAGAAAATCATCGATGGACTCGTCGATTTGCCATTTGCACTCCCTACAGCCGTAGCTGGAATCGCACTGACGACGGTCTACGCTCCAAATGGTTGGATCGGCAGCCTACTCGGGTTCAAAGTCGCCTTTACCCCAATCGGTGTCGTCATCGCATTGATCTTCATCGGACTTCCATTCGTGGTGAGGATGGTTCAGCCCGTCCTTCAAAATCTAGAAAAGGAAGTGGAAGAGGCCTCCTCTTCCCTGGGGGCCAGCCGCCTCCAGACGTTCAGGAAGGTCATCTTCCCTGAGCTTCTCCCTGCGGCCCTGGCAGGGTTCACCCTTGCCTTTGCCCGGTCCCTTGGGGAATATGGTTCCGTCGTATTCATCGCTGGCAATATGCCATTCAAGACGGAGATCACGCCCCTGATCATCCTGACGAAGCTGGAACAGTTTGATTATTCCGGGGCCACTGCCATCGCCACGGTGATGCTGGTGACGTCTTTTCTTTTACTACTGGTCATCAACTTGATTCAATGGTGGACCAATCGCAAATTCATTCACAGGTAG
- a CDS encoding GNAT family N-acetyltransferase — MTGTQLLMETERLVIRPFTRWDYGNWLQSHLDRLPPQHKYDAGYQDMSGCTEQWFAEMIGKQDEMMAKDEVYIFGIFLKATGVMVGTVDVSTLMRYNFNWGRIGYVLHNQHWQQGYGKESVAATLRMAYTKIGYHRIEAHIDLDNVPSISLVESVGMTYECTRKGFIYERGMWQDQLVYYQNAE; from the coding sequence ATGACAGGAACACAACTACTGATGGAAACAGAACGGCTCGTAATCCGACCCTTCACCCGGTGGGATTACGGGAACTGGCTGCAGTCACATCTCGACCGCCTGCCACCTCAGCATAAGTATGATGCCGGGTATCAGGATATGTCCGGGTGCACGGAGCAGTGGTTCGCGGAGATGATCGGCAAGCAGGATGAGATGATGGCGAAGGATGAGGTCTATATCTTCGGGATATTCCTGAAAGCGACGGGAGTGATGGTCGGCACCGTCGACGTCTCGACTCTCATGAGGTACAACTTCAATTGGGGAAGGATCGGCTATGTGCTCCATAATCAACATTGGCAGCAAGGATACGGGAAAGAATCCGTGGCTGCAACACTACGAATGGCTTATACCAAGATCGGGTATCACCGGATTGAAGCCCACATCGACCTCGACAATGTCCCGTCCATCTCCCTGGTGGAAAGCGTCGGCATGACCTACGAATGCACGCGGAAGGGGTTCATCTATGAGCGGGGGATGTGGCAGGATCAGCTCGTTTATTATCAGAATGCAGAATAA
- the proS gene encoding proline--tRNA ligase encodes MAKQFVQNVTGMDEDFAQWYTDVVTKAELIDYSSVRGSMIIRPYGYAIWENIKDALDGKIKETGHENVYMPLFIPESLLQREKDHIEGFAPEVAWVTHGGEEELAERLCVRPTSEVLFGEHYKNIIHSYRDLPKLYNQWANVVRWEKTTRPFLRTLEFLWQEGHTCHETDEDALEETIKMLDVYADICENMLAIPVIKGQKTEKEKFAGAKFTYTIESLMHDGKALQSGTSHHLGDGFAKAFGIQFTDRDGKLQYVQQTSWGFTTRIIGAMIMVHGDDRGLVLPPKIAPTQVMIVPIAQHKEGVLDFAYDMKRRLSSVARVGIDASDKKPGWKFNEYEMKGIPLRLEAGPRDIENGQVILVRRDTGEKVTVSIEGIEETITALLHDIQENLLKKATAHREEKTSTAVTFDEFKSQIEQGGFIKAMWCGEEACENKIKEETTATSRCIPFEQEKVADTCVCCGKEARDMVYWAKAY; translated from the coding sequence ATGGCAAAGCAATTCGTACAAAATGTCACTGGCATGGATGAGGATTTCGCCCAATGGTACACGGATGTCGTGACCAAGGCTGAACTCATCGACTATTCAAGCGTAAGGGGCTCCATGATCATCCGCCCCTATGGATATGCCATTTGGGAAAATATCAAGGATGCCCTCGATGGGAAGATCAAGGAGACGGGGCATGAGAATGTCTATATGCCGCTTTTCATTCCGGAAAGTCTACTCCAGAGGGAAAAGGATCATATCGAAGGCTTCGCTCCAGAAGTTGCGTGGGTGACCCACGGCGGAGAAGAAGAGCTTGCCGAAAGACTGTGCGTCAGACCAACATCGGAGGTGCTTTTCGGAGAGCACTACAAAAACATCATCCACTCGTATCGAGACCTTCCAAAGCTGTATAACCAGTGGGCGAATGTCGTGCGCTGGGAAAAGACGACGCGTCCGTTCTTGAGGACACTCGAATTCCTTTGGCAGGAAGGGCACACCTGTCATGAAACGGATGAAGATGCCCTGGAGGAAACGATCAAGATGCTCGACGTATATGCGGACATCTGCGAGAACATGCTGGCGATTCCGGTCATTAAAGGGCAGAAGACAGAAAAGGAGAAGTTCGCCGGTGCAAAATTCACCTATACGATCGAAAGCCTCATGCATGACGGGAAGGCCCTCCAGTCCGGTACCTCCCATCATCTCGGTGACGGATTTGCCAAAGCGTTCGGCATCCAGTTCACCGATCGGGACGGAAAGCTTCAGTACGTCCAGCAAACGTCATGGGGCTTCACGACAAGAATCATCGGCGCCATGATCATGGTGCACGGTGACGACAGGGGGCTTGTCCTGCCACCGAAGATCGCGCCGACTCAAGTGATGATCGTGCCGATTGCACAGCACAAAGAGGGAGTCCTCGATTTCGCCTATGATATGAAGAGGCGCCTGTCCTCCGTTGCGAGGGTGGGGATCGATGCGAGCGACAAGAAACCGGGTTGGAAGTTCAACGAGTATGAAATGAAAGGGATCCCGCTTCGCCTGGAAGCTGGACCTCGTGATATCGAAAACGGCCAGGTCATCCTTGTGCGCAGGGACACAGGGGAAAAGGTGACGGTGTCCATCGAGGGAATCGAAGAGACCATCACGGCCCTCCTCCACGACATCCAGGAGAACCTGCTCAAAAAAGCCACTGCGCATCGTGAAGAAAAAACGAGCACAGCCGTCACCTTCGACGAGTTCAAGTCTCAAATCGAGCAAGGTGGATTCATCAAAGCGATGTGGTGCGGAGAGGAAGCATGCGAGAACAAGATCAAGGAAGAAACCACCGCCACCAGCCGCTGCATCCCGTTCGAACAGGAGAAGGTAGCCGACACATGTGTGTGCTGCGGGAAGGAAGCGCGGGACATGGTGTACTGGGCAAAGGCGTACTAA